One Elgaria multicarinata webbii isolate HBS135686 ecotype San Diego chromosome 7, rElgMul1.1.pri, whole genome shotgun sequence DNA window includes the following coding sequences:
- the LOC134401989 gene encoding proto-oncogene Mas-like: MSNYNLTFLSSLEATEECNGTCNGTGVLTNNSSGQNLNGYTVAVIIHWLFTFSICSFGLLGNGIVIWILGFHMKRNRFTTFILNLAVADFGVLLCLLIFSPIYILGIFTDVLWKLFNHLVLIFFNFFFFFIYSTSQFLLAAISIERCVSVLFPIWHRCHRPTHLSTTVCALIWVISSLLFAIHFILRLTIWFNISYTLAYQCVANALLCLPLMAVSSLILFIKVCFKSQKNQRRRLLRTILLTLLLFLIFAFPLSAADFIYTFGIQSKLYGLLFDYSYMGAALNSSANPLIYFLVGRKWNSQSRVDMKSILQRVFKEEEETTESTV, translated from the coding sequence ATGAGCAATTACAACCtgacatttctttcctctttggaGGCTACAGAGGAGTGTAATGGAACATGCAATGGAACTGGTGTTCTGACCAATAATAGCTCAGGTCAGAATTTAAATGGATATACTGTAGCAGTCATTATTCACTGGCTCTTCACTTTTTCGATCTGCAGTTTTGGACTTTTGGGGAATGGAATTGTCATCTGGATTCTTGGCTTCCACATGAAGAGGAATCGTTTCACCACCTTCATCCTGAATTTGGCTGTTGCTGACTTTGGGGTCCTTCTATGCTTACTTATATTTTCTCCAATTTATATTCTTGGCATATTTACAGATGTATTATGGAAGTTGTTTAATCATTTGGTATTGatattttttaatttcttctttttcttcatatATAGCACTAGCCAATTTCTTCTGGCAGCCATCAGCATCGAGAGGTGTGTGTCTGTCCTCTTCCCAATTTGGCATCGATGCCACCGGCCAACGCACTTGTCCACCACTGTGTGTGCTCTCATATGGGTCATCTCCTCCTTGCTCTTTGCAATTCACTTCATTCTCCGTCTGACTATTTGGTTTAACATTTCTTACACATTAGCCTACCAGTGTGTTGCAAATGCCTTGCTTTGCCTTCCCCTTATGGCTGTCTCCTCTCTCATCCTGTTTATCAAAGTCTGTTTTAAATCACAAAAGAATCAGCGGAGGAGACTTCTAAGAACCATCTTGCttactctcctcctcttccttataTTTGCTTTTCCACTGAGTGCTGCTGACTTCATCTACACTTTTGGAATTCAATCCAAGCTTTATGGACTTCTATTTGACTACAGCTACATGGGTGCTGCCCTAAACAGCAGTGCTAATCCACTGATTTATTTCCTTGTTGGGAGAAAGTGGAACAGCCAGTCTAGAGTGGATATGAAATCTATCCTCCAGAGAGTtttcaaggaagaggaggaaacaacagaatccacagtttaa
- the LOC134401990 gene encoding mas-related G-protein coupled receptor member H-like, which yields MREQLGASVSGLRAQLSTFSPERMEAIGRTLSPSSLLYIPSYALDGLETLERFPGKCTAGASTEEVVPKQRLNMMNNSNLTSVSYSEATECYGTCNGTAFPGGNVTGYSTLQNLIRWLAVCLICSFGLVGNGKVIWLLGFRMKRNPFTTFILNLAVADFGVLLCMEFVLLSFYLTCSISQVLLAAISIERCVSVLFPIWHRYHRPPHLSTTVCALIWVIALPFAIYFILCVTTQFRTPLRIEYLYIATSFLCLPLMVISSLILFIKVCLKSIKNQRRRLIKTILITLLFFLIFAFPLSVIEFIDFLGMKSMHYIHLYAYSDIGVSLNSSVNPLIYFLVGRKKSQSREDMKAILQSVFREEEETTESPV from the exons ATGCGAGAGCAACTTGGTGCCAGTGTATCTGGCCTGCGAGCCCAACTCTCCACTTTTTCTCCTGAAAG AATGGAAGCCATTGGCAGAACACTGTCCCCCAGTAGCCTTCTGTATATTCCTAGTTATGCTCTGGATGGATTAGAGACCCTTGAGAGATTTCCTGGAAAGTGCACAG CTGGTGCGTCCACAGAAGAAGTTGTCCCAAAGCAGAGATTGAACATGATGAACAATTCCAACCTGACATCCGTTTCCTATTCGGAGGCTACAGAGTGTTATGGAACATGCAATGGAACTGCTTTCCCAGGTGGCAATGTAACTGGATATAGTACTTTACAGAACCTTATTCGCTGGTTGGCAGTTTGTTTAATCTGCAGTTTTGGACTTGTGGGGAATGGAAAGGTCATCTGGCTTCTTGGCTTCCGCATGAAGAGGAATCCTTTCACCACCTTCATCCTGAATTTGGCTGTTGCTGACTTTGGGGTccttctatgcat GGAATTCGTATTGTTATCCTTTTACTTAACATGCAGCATTAGCCAAGTCCTTCTGGCAGCCATCAGCATTGAGAGGTGTGTGTCTGTCCTCTTCCCAATTTGGCATCGATACCACCGTCCACCACATTTGTCCACCACTGTGTGTGCTCTCATATGGGTCATCGCCCTGCCCTTTGCAATTTACTTCATTCTTTGTGTGACTACTCAGTTTAGAACTCCTCTCAGAATAGAATACCTGTATATTGCAACTTCCTTTCTTTGCCTTCCCCTCATGGTTATCTCATCTCTCATCCTTTTTATCAAAGTCTGTTTAAAATCAATAAAGAATCAGCGGAGGAGACTTATAAAAACAATCTTGATTACTCTCCTCTTCTTCCTAATATTTGCTTTCCCACTGAGTGTCATTGAATTCATCGACTTTTTGGGAATGAAATCCATGCATTATATACATCTATATGCCTATAGCGACATAGGTGTCTCCCTAAACAGCAGTGTTAATCCACTGATATATTTCCTTGTTGGGAGAAAGAAGAGCCAGTCTAGAGAGGATATGAAAGCTATCCTCCAGAGTGTtttcagggaagaggaggaaacaaCGGAATCCCCAGTTTAA
- the LOC134401991 gene encoding mas-related G-protein coupled receptor member H-like: MATEAADASTEDVPKQRLNMMNNSNLTSLSYLEAGEECNGTCNGTAVPTDNSSGHNLYGYSLQDPIISLAICLICSLGLVGNGNVIWLLGFCIKRNPFTTFILNLAVADLLVLLCLFMFSTFSILLIFTNVFISSFTTMFFTLLFFFTNCVSQVLLAAISIERCVSVLFPIWHRCHRPTYLSTTVCALIWVIASFLFAVYFTLRQSVQFRMRIKIKYLYVGIILLCFPLMAISSLILFIKVCFKSKKNHRRRLLRTILLTLLFFLIFAFPLNATVFITFFGIESIHLIGYTFMGAAINSSVNPLIYFLVGRKKSQSRENMKIILQRVFKEEEEIMESAV; encoded by the exons atggcgacggaggcag CTGATGCATCCACAGAAGACGTCCCAAAGCAGAGATTGAACATGATGAACAATTCCAACCTGACATCCCTTTCCTATTTGGAGGCTGGAGAGGAGTGTAATGGAACATGCAATGGAACTGCAGTTCCAACCGATAATAGCTCAGGTCACAACTTATATGGATATTCTTTACAGGACCCTATTATCTCTTTGGCAATTTGTTTAATCTGCAGTTTGGGACTTGTGGGGAATGGAAACGTCATCTGGCTTCTTGGCTTCTGCATAAAGAGAAATCCTTTCACCACCTTCATCCTGAATTTGGCTGTTGCTGACCTGCTGGTCCTTCTATGCTTATTTATGTTTTCTACATTTAGCATTCTACTAATATTCACAAATGTATTTATCAGTTCATTTACAACCATGTTCTTTACgttattatttttcttcacaAACTGCGTTAGCCAAGTCCTTCTGGCAGCCATCAGCATCGAGAGGTGTGTGTCTGTCCTCTTCCCAATTTGGCATCGATGCCACCGGCCAACGTATTTGTCAACCACTGTGTGTGCTCTCATATGGGTCATCGCCTCCTTCCTATTTGCAGTTTACTTCACTCTCCGTCAGTCTGTTCAGTTCAGAATGCGTATCAAAATAAAATACCTGTATGTTGGGATTatcttgctttgctttcccctcaTGGCTATCTCATCTCTCATCCTTTTTATCAAAGTCTGTTTTAAATCAAAAAAGAATCACCGGAGGAGACTTTTAAGAACAATCTTGCTtactctcctcttcttccttataTTTGCTTTTCCACTGAATGCTACTGTATTCATCACCTTTTTTGGAATTGAATCCATACATCTAATTGGCTATACCTTCATGGGTGCTGCCATAAACAGCAGTGTTAATCCATTGATATATTTCCTGGTTGGGAGAAAGAAGAGCCAGTCTAGAGAGAATATGAAAATTATCCTCCAGAGAGTTTtcaaggaagaagaggaaataaTGGAATCCGCAGTTTAA